From the Capra hircus breed San Clemente chromosome 14, ASM170441v1, whole genome shotgun sequence genome, the window cttctccaggggatcttcccaacccaaggatcgaacctgtgtctccagtattggcaggctgattctctaccactaagccaccaggaaagccccatatcATAGTAGTCACTTAAGTTATAATAAATGGCATTAGCAAATTTCATTAAGAAAGTAATCAGAGCCAGTAGATGTACTTTGGAATAGATTTCCTTTTTCCAGAACTGCTTGATGAGGGTCACATGGGTTCGTCATGAGACCCTCTCTGAAGGGTCCAATCAAGGGATAGTGACTCAGCATTCCTTAATGGAGCCCACCTGAAGAAGACCAATGAACAACAGTGCTGCTACCCCCATTCCCTGAAGAGTGGCTTAGGCTTGTTGAGAGAGGCCTGAGAGGGAGACAGTCCTATAAGTCTGGAAAATGCTTTATCTGGGGAGAGGAGATAGGATAAGTAAGGAGTCCTAGTTTGGATCTTGCTTCCTctccattcacacacacacaaaacagaagctGTGTGTGAATTTGCCATACCTGACTATGTCCACTGCCATCAAAACCGTAGCAAGTTTGTTCATAGCACCCCAAAAGTTTCTTAAAGATTCACATAACTCATTGTCAATTCCACAACAGTGttctttgcattttgtttctttGCCAAGCATTTTGAAAGGTCTTCCTACTGTATCATCAaggtggaaaagaaaacaataaaaacggACACAGCCTCAGAAAACAATATTGGTAAATCTGTACGTTGCCACACATACCGTCAGATCAGTTGTGAGCTGTGGCACGTACTACATATTCTGCCGCCCCAAACAAAGCTCTGGTCACTAGGACTGCACTGACAACTAGGAACGCTAAACACAAGCTAAATGCATTTTCAACTACCAATACTAAGTACTGTTGAGATAGGCTACCCTAAAGAAACCACCAGCATAGAGGGATTCCTGTGAGAAGAATATATTGTCCTGCTTTTGCCACTGTCAGTGAAACTGATTATGTTCAATCCTGAGTCTTAAGTTTTGTGAAAAAGTATTacataaacattttcattttaaattttcatttatttatgtttggctgtgctgggtcttcatcactgTGTGGACTTCTCTCTAGTTAAGGAGAatgtgggctactctctagtcacagtgtgcgggcttctcactgtggtggcttcctttgttgtggagcacaggctctagggtgcacaagCTTCAGGAGGTATGGCTCCCAGGCTCTCCagcacaggctcgatagttgtggcacacaggcttagttgctccatggcaggtgggatcctccaggatcagggatcaaagccatgtctcctgcactggcaggtggattctttacccctgagccaccagggaagccccagcattttcttttaaatttttttttatctccTCAGGGCACATTTTCACTGAGGGCATGCCAAAACATTGATTTGGTTATCACAAATAATTTAAGTCTTATTAAATGTTACTATCACCTTCAATCAAAGGTGACCAAACCTATTATGGAATTTCATTAAGCTCTTGATAATAGACTATTAGGGTGTGCCTCTTGCTAACATTTTACTAATTTAGTGTAAGGCTAggagacagtccatggagtcccaagagTAGGATACAATTTAGCAattacaccaccaccaccaccatgagaCAATGAGAATAAAGTTAGAAGGTTAGTAAAGTATTAAAATACACAGCTCTTAAGAACAGATTTTTAGTTTCCAAAAAGTTGATTAAACCAACTCCCTCCCTTAATTACTTGAAGGAGGGTTAATGAGCTGGTATCAGCAGGAAAGTCCCCTACAGTCTACATTTAAGATTCAAGGTGGGGAGCCTGATCAGAGGTGGAAAGGAGCTTTAGAGGTTTCTTCCAAAACTCTAGAAGTATAAGCCCCACACTCCTTTAAGGTTTACACACTGAGAGCTGTGCCTGTGTCCTGTGTAGAACACAGTGAAGCAACATCTGTCCAATGACAGGGGAATGTTTTCCACCTCCTTTATAAATGCATGCCGTCTGTGCTCATGTATATTTACATAAGCCTGCCTTCCCTACAGGGAGGAAAAAGTCAGACTCATTGACGTTGCTGTTGACCCCCAAACTGAACTTGATACTATCAATGTACACTTTAATTAAAGATTAGTTCAacactatttttttatttaaaggcCGATTCTGAACAAATGCCTTCACTGTTCAATTAAAAATAGTATGTGCTATGGAACAAAAAATGTGCAAATTATTGCCTCTTTCTCTGTTTGTCACAGTAAATACTTTCTGACAGATGTTTCCTCTCTTTTCAAGCTGGCTAGGAGGTATTTGAGccttagtaatttaaaaataggcattaAATACATTTGTACATTGTAAATAAGATCCACTGAGAATACAGTACCCACAGCACGGTACAATGAAAAGAGCAAACTGTTATTTGATTAACTATCTTTCAAGCCCAAGCAATGTCAATAGAGTCAATCCATCCCTTCTgttaatgtaaaaataataacttCCTAGCTGAGTTAGAATGCCCTTAGGTTCAGACACCTTTAAGGAATGTGAATCCCTGGGACCTATAATTCATAGGAAATGTTCACTGTGTGTTATTTAACTATTTATAAAATACCTACTAACTTTAGTTAGAAATTAAAGCATTGGGTTTCTTTGAGTTAAAAAGTGAGCTTTAAAAACAGTACAAAATAATTTGCTTTTACCACTGTTAAGGCTATGCTATGTTTGAACAGTTGTAACAACAGATCTCCTATGTGcttcaagaattttttaaaacttagataATACTTTTAGTCATGAAACTCTGGGATGATATTATATAAACTCATTTGTAAAACTCTAACTACTTTTAATTTTGCCATGTTAAATCCAACCTCAGCCTAAGTAACTTTTATATGCAAAATAACTGTATGCATCAGTAAAACAGGTATAATGCTAAGATTTTGGTTTGCAGTTCTCAAAGAACTCTTTTGAAATTAGGAGAACTCCCACctccctaaaaaaaaaaggaaaaagaaagtaataGTAATGAGCaacaaaactgtttttaaaatagtctAAGCTAGCTTTTGTGATGTCTAGTCTCAACTCTGTCAATGGCTTACTCTATGAACAAGAATTATGTAAGTTATAAGAACTGTTctagttattttccattttaaaatgtctattctGAAAGCTTAGTCTTCATTACCCAAACAAATTATAAAACACAGTAGGACCCTTTGACATAAGAGTACTATCAGCCCCAACTTATATATAGGGAAAATGAGTGTTGGAGAAAGCCAGTCAGAGGAGCCCAACGTCACAGGATTGCCAGGAGGCAGAACTGGGACATGAATCCAGGTCATTGACTCCAAAAGTCAAGTTCTTAATTACACTGCCAGGGGGGGTCTCAAAAACATTACACTGCCAGGGGGGTCTCAAAAACACCCTAAAGTAAAGGCAGATATAATAAGTAAGGGAAGCAGGTGAGAATGTGACTGAGGTAAACTGGAGAGCATGCTGTCCAACTAAAGGCAACTGTAGTTGGCTCCAAAACCCTACAGCCAGACAGGCAAGTTGATCTTGGGAAATCAGATTATCTGGCAAGCAAGATATCTAGATTGTGGAatcatctgatttttaaaatgctgtaaaTATTGGATcaatatcttttctttaaaaatgtccatTACAGTgggtaaaaagcaaaaataaatcaagTAATGCTAACGAGGATATGGAGCCACCAGAACCGTCATGCACTACTGGTGGCGATGCAAAAAGAATAGTTCAGCCAATTTAGAAAAAAGTTTGACATattcttacaaagttaaacacacactcaacacactcagcagtcccactcctaagTATTCCCCCAggtgaaatgaaaacatatactcACACAAAAATCTGAACCCTAATGTTTTTAGTGGCTTACGAAGAATCACCAAAAATTGGGAACAACCCAAAAGCCCCTCAGcagggaatggataaacaaactgtggtacatccatacaatggaatactactcggcattaaaaagaaatgagctagcaATATATGAAATGACACAGACCTCAGAAAGACACCAGACTTAAAAGGCTACACAATGTATGATTCCATGACCTACTGGCAAAGGCAAAACTGCAGAGACAGAAAACATGAGTAGGTGCTGAGGACCTGGGGTTGACTACAAAGGGTCAATACAAGGGAATTTTGAGGTGGTGATGAAATGTTGCATATCTTTATTGTGGTAGTAGTTACATGACTGTAAATGTTTTATCAAAACTGCTGAACTATATACTCAAAGGACTGTTTAAGTCtgtaaattataccttaattTACAATGAAGGAAATAGCTGAAAGGTGAAAAAAGCACCAACTGTATACAGATaacaaaacaatatattttcTTCACTGGTATATGTGATCATTTTACATTATAAAGATAACAAACTCtgtgacatattttttaaaaagataagtatGATTTTGAGACCTACAtcacactgggacttccctgatggtccagtggctaagactccaaactcCCAATGCAGTCTTTGATCCCTGGCAAGAAACTAGATCTCACACACTGCAACTTaaagagtccacatgctgcaaataagtATTCTGCAGGCCACatctaagacctgatgcagccaaataaataaatatctttttaaaaggcCTAATCacattcagtgaaataaaatctaTAGCACTCTATAACCAGATTAGGCAAGAACTTCAAAGAAAGATGTATAATGAAAATAGTATTTGGATTGTTAATAGGGATTCAAGTTAATGCTCTTTACTGAGATAagagataccaaaaaaaaatgttttgcaaaTAATGAAAATCCCtacaaatagtaaataaaatagtATGGTAAAAAGCACAAGCGTTAAGGTTAGTCTGCCTGGCCTGAATTCTGTCTCTGCCACTTagtaactgtgtgaccttggacaacttATTTCAACTGTCTTAGCTTTATTTTCTCAACTATAAGGTCCTCGAAGGGTTTTTGTaaacattaaatgagaaaataaaagtgcTTTCTGTAAAACACTTACCACTTAAAAAGATACCTGTTACTAATTTATATAATGTTGAAAATTTGAAGATGTTTATTCTCCATTTTAACTTTAATTGCAAATATTAGAGTCTCGTAGGAATTAGGACTAGAGTCATCAGAGGATTCAGAGGCTGCTTAGAGTGGCAGCAGACAAGACAAGGGGGTGGCCTGAGGTGGTGGGTCTTGTTACATCAGTCCTTTCGAACCTGTTGGGCAACTCAGCGGGCAACTGGCCAGTCATTATTAGCAGTTAAGTGCCTGCCCTGTGCCGCACATGCACATTCGCCCCAACTCCTAGAGGACCAGAAGACTCTAGCAGTCTAGGCTAAGAGGAGGCTTATGAGATGCCAGGGTGCAAAATATAAGGAGCCCTGAGCACCTAATTTGCCTACCCTAGTCCTGGCCCCTACCTTCACTCCAATATTGTTATTTCCACACCTCTCCCAACTCACAAATTTTCCATAATATTCCCTGCCTCAGAGGCACAAtctttgtttctgctttctttaaAGCCTGAGAAGATTCACAGTTTAGTATCTAATCATTAGCCTTCACTGTTGTTAATGTGTCCCAGATTATATACGTTTCCTACCTGTTTTGGATAACTTtcagttttgaaataatttaaatgctgtttttttttttttctgtcaatacAGAACTCTTTCTTTGAAGGCATCTGAAAGCTTGCTGACAAAAAATGATGCACGTGATCCTCACCTTCTTCATAATTTGAAAGTAAATTTGTAAAACAGTAAAGTCAACCTCAGTGATCTGAaacgtttcattcttttatagcaCTAGGCAACATCATCTTTTGTGGTTTGTGGCTTTACAGTCTCTCATTATATAAGAAAACCTTTGCAATTCCTGTTTGATTTGCTTCTTTATAAAACCTGAAACAGTCCTTTACAATTGCTTTATTCCTCATTACATACAATTTTCTGGGAAAATAAAGATGTGCTTTCTCATTCATCAACAGTAATCGTTTTCTGAACTCACGGTATTTTGGTGTGCTTCTTTATCTTAAAGTGTAAATCTGACTATATTTATCGAACGGGAATTGAGATgaaaacctgaggattactctgaGTTACTAATAAAGTGTGTGGAACTTTATACTcaaatgaagttcagttcagttcagttcagtcgctcagtcgtgtccgactctttgcgaccccatgaatcgcagcatgccaggcctccctgtccatcaccatctcccagagttcactcagactcacgtccatcgagtccgtaagtGCCACCATTACTATGTACtaggtttgttgtttagtcgctaagtcgtgtttgactcttttgcgaccccaaggactatagcctgccaggctcttctggccaaggggattctccaggcaaatatactagagtgggttgccatttcttccaaggtatcttcctgacccaaggatcaaactggtgggattgacaggtggattctttaccaggaaagccctgcacTTCTTGGCAGctccaatttttaaatatatggtaAAGGATGAAATTATGTCACATGTACAAGAACGGTTTCATTAAGGATACTTTAAATTCGATATTCTGTCTCGACCCCCAAAGAAGATTGACTCAAGAATTGTTTTCAAGGATGCATTAATCACATTGCTGGGAAATATTGGGCGCCTGCTCAAACTTCACCTGTGAAGGCGATGGTTGCAAACGAGCGGAAGCCACACCAGGTCCGGGGCGCCCAGGGCCCGGGCTTTCCCGGGCAGCGCCCCCTTTTCTCAAGGAGCCTGGACGCGGCCGCCATCCCCGCTCCCCAGGAGCCACGAGGGTACAACACCTCGGGCGAGCTCCCCACAGGGAAACTCCCAAATCCGTTCCAACTACGGAAACAAAGGGGGGGGCCCGGGGGGATGGGACGATGGAGGCGCCGACCTCGGGAAGAAGCGATTGCGACTGGGGAAACTAAAAGTACCACAGACCGTGCGCACGCTCGAACTCAGTGCAGTTTACCTCCGGGCGGCTCAATACACTGGTCGCGGAGTCCCGAGGCGGCGGGACTACGCTTCAAGCGGTCAAGACGGCAGGAGACGTTGACCTTGTGGTGCAGCAAACGGTGAGCGCGTCGAGGAGGCACACGCCACACTTCCTCACCGAAAGTTAAGGCGCGTTCCACAGAACGGCCACCTTCGCGCCTCGGCCCGGCGCGGGTCTGGAAGGCGCCCGGGGCTCACCTAGAGCCCGAAGCGCAAGGTTCACGGCGAGACAATGTAACTCGCGAGGCCGCGCTGTGGTCCTTAGAGCCCAAGCCGCGACTCCGGCCCCGCCGGAGCGCTTGACGTACCGCGCTCGGGGCCCGACCTGGGGGAGAACCTGAACGCGGGGGCGTGGCCAGCAAGACGCCCCGCCCCTATGGCCCCGCCCCGCCGGACGGTTTGATTAATGAGTCTCCCGAAGCAGAGAGGCTCCCGGAGCACGCAGCGCCACAGCCCAGCACCACAGGTGCCAGAGGACGTCGGCGGGTCCTGCCGCGGTGATCCCAGCGCCTAACTTGGCCCACAAGCAGTCTTCGCCTCGGAGGAGCCCGCATAAAAGGCGCACCCGATCCGCTGGACGAAGATGGAGTGACCGGCGCGGTCCAGGCCACGCAGACCCGGCTAGACGCTTCTCTTCCCGCGCAGCAGAGCCGAACCCCGCACAGCCCCTCCAGGAAAGGTGAGGACCCGGGTCCGACCCCTGCCGCGCAGTTCCCGGACTTGGACGGGTGGCGGGTGCCTTAGTCTGAGGTGACGCCACAGGTCCCTCACTCTGGCAGAAACCGCCCCGGGCTCCTGCTGTCGCCCCTGGGGACCCCGAGCCTCCGGAATGCATAATGCGAGGGCGGCCGGCTCGGCCGCGGCGTGGTCTACGAGTTGACCCCCTCCATCTTTCCCGCGGGATGGGCAGGTTAATAATCCAGACGCGCGAACAAGTTCTGAACCTGAAATCTTCCTTCCCCCAGTATCGTAGCCTTCTTGACTAAATTGTTGGTGGAAAGTAAGgcggttgggcttccctggtggctcagacggtaaagaatacgCCCGCAATgcggagacttgggttcgattcctgagtcaacaagatttccctggagaaggaaatggcaacccactccagtattcttgcctggagaatcccatggacagaagaacctggttgtctacagtccatggggtcgcaaagagtcggacacgactgagcgactaagcacagcacacaaggcTGTTTGGTACCGGGGCCCGCCTGAGCCTTCTAACCAGTCTAGGAATCCTCAGGCCCCCCAACTCTCCCCAGACCCCGGGAGGCAAAAGTGCCCCAATCAGAAGGCGCTCGACTCTGAGATGGCCCGGAGCCACATCGGATGGTGGGGCAGGGCGCGCAGCGGGAGCGAGAGGGCTGCGCTCCCATCCGGACTAAGCTCGACCAGCGCCCCGGCCTCACCGCGCCTTCGATCCTTTGCAGGGAAGCCGCTATGGACCGCGGCGGCCCCGCAGGCAGCCCCCTGATCTCCAGCAGCGAGCTCGCGCCCCCGGTAGCCGCAGCCCGAGACTTGAGCCCCGGACGGACCGGGCCGGGACCCTCGGGCCCAGGCGGCGGCGCGCGCTCGGGAGGCGGGCGGCCGGCGGCCGCGAACGCGGCGCGGGAGCGCAGCCGCGTGCAGACTCTGCGGCACGCCTTCCTGGAGCTGCAGCGCACGCTGCCGTCGGTGCCGCCGGACACAAAGCTGTCCAAGCTGGACGTGTTGCTGCTGGCCACCACCTATATTGCGCACCTCACCCGCAGCCTGCAGGACGACGCGGCGCCGGCGGACCCAGGACTGGGCTCCCTTCGCGGGGATGGTTACCTACACCCGGTCAAGGTAGGCGGGCAGAGCACTGAGGAGCCGGGCCCGGGAGCAAGCCACCATGACCTGCCAAGTCTGACACTGCTTGGGCAGATACCAGCGAGCTCTCACCGCTCCTTCCGGGTGAGACAGGGGACAGACCCGAAGAGCGATCTTCGCCTGCCAAGTGACCGGCAGGGAGGTCCCCACTGCACTAGGTTACTCCTTAACTGTTTGCAGGTAGTGGCTTAAACCTGGGGTGGCTTGGGTAGGGGGAGTCTCATGCCCCCTATAGGATGATGGAACCTACAGAATACCTTTACTAGATGAGAAATTTgtcgggggtgcctggtggggtGCTTGGTTGCACATCCTGATAATTTTTAGTTACCAGAGCCTTTGAGGGTTTTAAATTTACATAATTATGTTTCCCCTTGTGATTTTTGTCAATTTTTGTTAAACTTTCACGAATTAAATAGGGTGATGGAATTATCTGTTGCTAACTCACCCTAGGAAACCAATGttgaaatttttctgtaaaataagaCCGTTCTGCATCCCCCTATGGTAAATTTTCAGTCCATTTTAATGTTAACTATCATAGACTAGGCAACTACCAAAAATGTTAGAAACGTTCGAAAAACTACCATGAGTTTATGTAATTTTCACAATAAATTGGCATGTATTTGTGTTCGGATTAAATACTATATTCAGATTCTTTAATGTACAAAATTAGCCAAGAGAGTTCCTCTTGTATAATATTTTTTACATTACATGTAGGTAGTAATGTACAAAAGTGGTCGAGGTTTTGTTTAATACGGTTTATATCATTATGATTTATTACCTATATTGCAATATTTAGACTCATCATCCTGTTCTCCTAGATctaattgtttttaaatattacatCAATCAGGCTTTCTGTTCAAAATGAATCACCTTCCCTATATTTTCTAAAActaaatattcaaaattttattctACTATTCTGAAgcattttcacacacacaaatataaaattaagactTTGCCTTAAGTATATCCGTGTTCAGTAAATTATTGAATAATCATTATTGAAATGAGGGTAAAATACATCCTCTAATATTGACTGAACTTAAAATTCTGTGGTAAGCTTTAACAAAATTTACTTTGCAAATGTAATCAACATGATGATATTCAAACTAGTTCAAATATTAAGTGTAAATATTTGAAGTATTATTTATTCATAATTATGATAGCCTATTCCATTCCATTCATGTGTTATATAACCTCAGCTGGAAACTTATTCATTACTAATTAAGGGGTTTTGTATATAACCATTAGATGTTATTAATCTATCAATATTAGATTAATATTAGGTACCTCAGATTGCTATTCAAATGTATCATTTATATTAGATTTCTTTTGACTTGACATTATACTCTAACAAAGTTTATTTCAACATTAAGTAGGCTTAATACAAAAGGCATCTGTTAAAtgcctctgtgggagagagaaatCATATGAGAAATCCCGTTGTTTTGCACTTTTGTTTCTTGCAGTGCTTTTTTGAATGAGTAACGTTAAAACCATAATTTTCATGAATGCTAAAACCATAAATTTCATGTAACAATAAGCTTAACAAGAGTTTCTTTTTGCCCTAATTCCCATACCAAATGTTTTTGTAGTCTTATaactctttaaagaaaaattatatctCATTTGTCCTCTGAATCAATTATTTGATTTTAAGAGACTATTATAGGGATAATGAAAGACGGCCAAAGATTACCTCTTAAAACaaaattgagggacttccctggtagtccagtggctaagcctctgtgctctcaatgcatGGATGCCAGGAttctattcctggtcagggaactagacccacaTGCCatagctaaagatcctgcatgctggcAAGAAAGATCagagatcccaaatgccacaactaagacctgggcacataaataaaaataaatattaaaaaatgaaattgatgGTGGTTGAACAAATTACtagtctattttaaaattatttactgagtgcctgctaTGTGCAAAGCACTGTTGTTAAGAGAGTGAATACAATTAAGGGTAAGACTCAATCCTTGCCCTAAATGAACATATAatggagagaaagacagaaatacagtaaCAGTATTGTAAGATACAGGCTTccccagtgctgctgctgctgctactgctaagccgctacagtcgtgtccgactctgtgcgaccccatagactgtggcccaccaggctcccctgtccctcggattccttgccgtttccttctccaatacatgaaagtcaaagtggagtcactcagtcttgtctgactctcagcgaccccatggactgcagcctagcagggtcatccgtccatgggattttccaggcaagagtactggactgggttgccattgccctccgcttccccagtggctaagcggtaaagaatctgcctgccaatgcaggagatgcgcaGGTTCATTCCccacattgggaagatccccttgcggaggaagtggcaacccactccagtattcttgcctggag encodes:
- the TCF24 gene encoding transcription factor 24, whose translation is MDRGGPAGSPLISSSELAPPVAAARDLSPGRTGPGPSGPGGGARSGGGRPAAANAARERSRVQTLRHAFLELQRTLPSVPPDTKLSKLDVLLLATTYIAHLTRSLQDDAAPADPGLGSLRGDGYLHPVKKWPMRSRLYIGATGQFLKHPVSGEKTNHDNIPTDSQP